In one window of Henckelia pumila isolate YLH828 chromosome 1, ASM3356847v2, whole genome shotgun sequence DNA:
- the LOC140889015 gene encoding protein LIGHT-DEPENDENT SHORT HYPOCOTYLS 4-like encodes MDPITHQMNSSPNMEINTFTITTPASGGGGSSSMMGSPSGSSASSPTTLSRYENQKRRDWNTFGQYLRNHRPPLSLSRCSGAHVLEFLRYLDQFGKTKVHTQLCPFFGHPNPPAPCPCPLRQAWGSLDALIGRLRAAYEENGGKPEANPFGARAVRLYLREVRDSQSKARGISYEKKKRKKPPPQPAAPPPS; translated from the coding sequence ATGGACCCGATAACCCACCAAATGAACTCTTCTCCCAACATGGAGATCAACACATTCACCATCACCACCCCTGCATCCGGCGGCGGCGGCAGCAGCTCGATGATGGGTTCACCGTCGGGCTCCTCCGCCTCCTCTCCGACGACCCTCAGCCGCTACGAGAACCAGAAACGCCGGGACTGGAACACTTTCGGGCAGTATCTCCGCAACCACCGTCCTCCCCTCTCGCTATCCCGCTGCAGCGGAGCTCACGTCCTGGAATTCCTCCGTTATCTTGATCAGTTCGGCAAAACTAAGGTACACACTCAGCTTTGTCCCTTTTTTGGGCACCCGAACCCACCTGCCCCCTGCCCGTGCCCCCTCCGTCAAGCTTGGGGCAGTCTTGATGCCCTTATAGGCCGCCTCCGGGCAGCTTACGAAGAGAATGGAGGCAAGCCCGAAGCCAACCCGTTTGGGGCTCGGGCAGTTAGGCTCTATTTGCGCGAAGTTCGTGATTCACAGTCTAAGGCAAGAGGGATAAGCTACGAGAAGAAGAAACGGAAGAAGCCGCCGCCGCAACCTGCAGCGCCGCCACCGAGCTAG